CGGCGGATCAATGCCGGGTGGTCGCGGATCAGCGGCCCGATGAGCTGGCAGCACAGCGAGTCGCAACTCGCCCAGTCGTTGAGGAAGCTGACCCATCGGTCGAAGGTGCCAAAGTGCGCCGGGGTCAGGTGACGGCCGAATCGCTCCAGGATGCGGACGGCGAGCGCCGCCTCGTCCATGTTGCCCGACCGGTAGAGGCCGCCGGCGATCCGCAGCGCCGCGGGCAGCCCGGTGCGCGCGGAAGGCCGGGAGCCGGTGCGACCGACCGCGCGGGGCTGCGGCCCCTTGGTCTGCCCCGTCCGAAGCGCCGCGACGGCGTCGCGGGCGAACCCGTCGAGCAGCGCCCGGTGCACGCCGTAGGTCTTGACCCCATCCACGAAGTAGCGCCGGGCCCCGGCGGCATTGATGGGGTCGGCGTGAGCGCGCAGCAGGGCGCGCAGCGATGCGACAGAGACTGGCACTGGGTACCTCCGACTTCCCTGGGTGGTTTCGCGGTATGTTCGCAATCCGCCCATGGTTTCCTCCCAGAGGGAGCCGCTGGTCCGGGTCGAACTCGCCAGAGAGGATCACCAGACGCAGTGCCCGGGAGGTTGGGTGTGAAGCACGGTCGCGTTGTCG
This DNA window, taken from bacterium, encodes the following:
- a CDS encoding DNA alkylation repair protein; amino-acid sequence: MPVSVASLRALLRAHADPINAAGARRYFVDGVKTYGVHRALLDGFARDAVAALRTGQTKGPQPRAVGRTGSRPSARTGLPAALRIAGGLYRSGNMDEAALAVRILERFGRHLTPAHFGTFDRWVSFLNDWASCDSLCCQLIGPLIRDHPALIRRLAPWTRSRHRWRRRAAAVSMIPLARTGERLPEVLAMADRLLGDADLMVQKGVGWLLKEATKKQAGKVVTYLMANRDRTTRLVLRYACENLSKAHRRRVLNAPLREPRPQGGKS